Proteins found in one Oncorhynchus keta strain PuntledgeMale-10-30-2019 unplaced genomic scaffold, Oket_V2 Un_scaffold_23083_pilon_pilon, whole genome shotgun sequence genomic segment:
- the LOC127928203 gene encoding 5-hydroxytryptamine receptor 3A-like translates to MQVVITEHLKGGRAGMRPMDHSVLKCCLFSLLLLTVSAADPPSNAAILASEMTPDNASNTASTNQPSNTASTNQPSNTASTNQPSNTASTNQPFNTASTNQPSNTATSSRATTPSCTTRRCLASMLIAKEALSQPQSPSCISNISVPLIVYETLSVDTKDLRFESHLQVMLSWEDPDLSWNTSVYHHDMVVLPVSKIWTPELHVTNGVQTTMKHGNKDLLVHSNGTIEHMVIMNTVVGCEVNLYNYPFASDFCPIAINVWALKGCGMFLNFRNVSKTSANRGDWLTEEVELNTKGGRDDRNYLWVSLKMRSENPFLSLVLPSILIIVADVVSFSLPLGGGERISFKVTLVLSFIMFLIILNDLLPGGGQCSPIIRKHFCFCLVILVLSTLQSMVLTRLAKCGTLWPCSLSKSKDSLLKDTDNEEASEEEKNTALQKVVKFLNKMAAQDQKNAIHHRFANKVDLICFCIYLTVLIVYSVIILYFSFGSQCEINQLEFWS, encoded by the exons ATGCAAGTGGTGATCACTGAGCATCTAAAAG GAGGACGTGCAGGGATGAGACCCATGGACCACAGTGTGCTGAAatgttgtctcttctctctactcttgCTAACAG TGTCTGCAGCAGACCCTCcatccaatgcagccattttagCTAGTGAAATGACTCCAGACAATGCATCCAATACAGCCAGTACAAACCAACCATCCAACACAGCCAGTACAAACCAACCATCCAACACAGCCAGTACAAACCAACCATCCAACACAGCCAGTACAAACCAACCATTCAACACAGCCAGTACAAACCAACCATCCAACACAGCCACTTCATCCAGGGCAACGACACCCTCCTGTACAACACGTCGATGTCTGGCCAGCATGCTGATTGCGAAAGAAGCTCTGAGTCAGCCACAGTCTCCATCATGCATCTCAAATATCAGTGTGCCGTTAATAGTGTATGAAACTCTGTCTGTC GACACAAAAGATCTCCGCTTCGAGAGTCATCTGCAAGTTATGTTG TCTTGGGAAGACCCTGATTTATCATGGAACACATCAGTCTATCATCATGATATGGTGGTCCTGCCTGTCAGCAAAATCTGGACTCCTGAACTCCATGTGACTAATGG AGTGCAAACAACGATGAAGCACGGCAACAAGGATTTGCTGGTGCACAGCAACGGGACTATAGAGCACATGGTCATCATGAACACTGTGGTGGGCTGTGAGGTCAATCTGTACAACTACCCCTTCGCTTCAGATTTCTGCCCCATCGCCATCAATGTATGGGCACTTAAAG GATGTGGCATGTTCCTGAACTTCAGGAATGTGAGCAAAACTAGCGCAAACCGTGGGGACTGGCTAACCGAGGAGGTGGAACTCAACACTAAAGGAGGCAGAGATGATCGCAACTATCTATGG GTGTCGCTGAAAATGCGGTCTGAAAACCCCTTTCTGTCCCTGGTCCTGCCCAGTATACTGATCATTGTGGCAGATGTGGTGAGCTTCTCCCTGCCACTGGGAGGGGGCGAGCGTATCTCATTCAAGGTTACACTGGTTCTCAGCTTCATCATGTTCCTCATCATCCTCAACGACCTACTGCCTGGAGGAGGCCAGTGCAGCCCCATCATCC GAAAGCACTTCTGTTTCTGTTTGGTCATCCTGGTGTTGAGCACGTTGCAGTCTATGGTGCTCACACGCCTGGCTAAGTGTGGCACTCTCTGGCCCTGCAGCCTCTCCAAGTCCAAAGACTCACTGCTTAAAGACACAGACAATGAAGAGG cctcagaggaagagaagaatACAGCCCTCCAGAAGGTGGTGAAGTTTCTCAACAAAATGGCTGCACAAGACCAGAAAAATGCTATACACCATCGCTTTGCCAACAAAGTGGACTTGATCTGTTTCTGTATCTATCTCACTGTCCTCATTGTTTACTCAGTCATCATTTTATATTTCTCCTTTGGTTCTCAATGTGAGATCAACCAATTAGAATTCTGGTCATAA